TGGCCGCAAACGGCACCATGAGCCACACGTGAAACTGCCCTAGGGCTAGCCGGTGGTCAAACTCCTCGACGAGGCCCAGCGGCAGGATGGCGGCAAAAATCCAGACGAAGACGTAGCTAAAATAGGCGTACTGGCGCGGGAAAGGCGTGTTTTTGATGCGCTCGCAGGCCCCCTGTGCATTGAACAGGTCCTGGATAGTATCCATCAGCGCCACGTGGCGAAACTCGGTGAGCAGGCCATTCTGGTGCAGGTCGAGTATTTCCTTGCTTTGGTGGCGCAGCAAGTGGGTAGGTGGGTTGGCCGTGGTTTTGAGGGCGCGGTCGGCGGGGTCGGTGAGGAAGGGCGCCACCTCGGCCTCCCAGCGCTCGGCCGTTTGGCGGCGCAGGTGCAGGCGCAGGGCGTTGCACCAGGCTAGCTGGCGGTAGAGCAGGCGGCGGTGCAGCTCGTGGGTGGCTACGGGGCTGGGCAGCCGCTCGCCGGGCAGCGGCTGCACGAAGTCGAACACCCGCAGCGTCC
The genomic region above belongs to Hymenobacter sp. BRD128 and contains:
- a CDS encoding bestrophin family protein; translated protein: MYVRKNLRASFVWRNYGWRPLLIFAGYDAFICLLYGPLDIHWLDIPWQPVAMLGTAVAFYIGFKSNGSYARFWEGRQLWGAIVNTSRTWTLRVFDFVQPLPGERLPSPVATHELHRRLLYRQLAWCNALRLHLRRQTAERWEAEVAPFLTDPADRALKTTANPPTHLLRHQSKEILDLHQNGLLTEFRHVALMDTIQDLFNAQGACERIKNTPFPRQYAYFSYVFVWIFAAILPLGLVEEFDHRLALGQFHVWLMVPFAATVSWVFNTIELVGHNSENPFDNQPNDVPMEAICRSIEIDLRELLGETDLPKPLLPVEDVLY